The Chamaesiphon minutus PCC 6605 DNA window ATTTACCGATCTAATGTCCAATGCTTTTATGATTATGAGCTTTTTATTATTGATTAGTTTATTGCAGTCAATATCGATTGCTAAAAAACTCGAATCTGCATCCCCAATTATCATCGATGAAAAGTCTGGCAACTTCAAATTTCCGTCGGGAAGTGCCGAACTAACTCCAGACTTACAAAAATACATTCAAAATACCATCTTACCCGAAATCATCAAAGCCACAGCCAAAGGCAATATTGACTTTATCCAAATTATCGGTCACACCGATAGTCAGGGAGTTAGCAATGCTAGTAACCTAGATAATAAACTCACCGCAGCAGCTACTGGCACCGAACGAATTAATAATTTAAAAGCTGGTTCTAATACCGATCTAGGACTGATGAGGGCAGTAGCAGTAGTCCAGTTTTTAAATACCAAGGGATTGAATAAAGTTAGGTTTAGAGCTTATTCTGCTGGTCAATTATATCTACCTTCGGGCGAACTTGCCAAGATCGATCGCGATGCCGATGATACTAGACGCCGGATTGAAATTCGCTTTATTCCATATGGACAGAAGAAATAAGCACGGTTTGGTTTCGATCGATCCAAAATCTCCTAATTCCCATTACCAACGCCTCACTTAAAAGCCTTCGCATAAATCTTGTAATGCGATCGATCTCCATCGCGAAAATACTATTTCACCGTGGTGAATGGAGTCGGGTGGACAAGCAATTCGATACACAATCTTTTTGTTAGCATTGCGTATCTTTGCTGGATGAGACTCTATCAGCTTTTGGGTATTAAATGTATGGCGAAAACTTAAATTATCTGCTAAATTATTCATGCGATCGAGAAGATAAGCGATAGTACGGATTACTCATTGTAACAATTCAGCTATTATTCTTGGTATTACCCATTAGATAAAGTAGTGCCATCCTCACTGCTACGCCATTATTAACCTGCTCGGCAATCAAGCTCAAGTTCAGGTCGTCCATCAGATCTGAAGTAATTTCTACCCCGCGATTAGTCGGCCCTGGGTGAAGAACTTTGACATTGGGATGACATAATTTTAATCGATCGCGCGTGATGCCATAATGTTGGTGATATTCGCGCAAACTGGGTAACAAATGGTCTGTCATCCGCTCTTGTTGGAGCCGTAATGTCATCACAAAATCAGCATCTTGCAGCGCGGGTTCGACTTGCCAATGGACGAATAAATTAGAGTTTTCAATGTCAGTTCTTGGCTCCCGGCAATAGTCGGCAAATTCAGCCGGGAGTAATGTCGGCGGCGCAGCCAGATGAACTTGAGCACCGCTAGCTGTCAGACTCCAAATATTCGATCGAGCAACCCGCGAATGTAAAATGTCCCCCACGATCGCAATTTTCTTGTCTTTTAGTAATGCCAATCGCGGATCGACCGGATCGATCGTCGCACAAATTGTGAGTAAATCTAATAAGGCTTGCGAAGGATGTTCGTGCTGTCCGTCGCCAGCATTTAAGATCCCAACTTTCATCCCCATGGCATCGAGTTCGGTTGCGATCGCATGAGGTACGCCAGCTTGCTTGTGACGGATTACCATTAAGTCAGCACCCATGGCTAGATAGGTTTTGGCAGTATCGAGAATGGTTTCACCTTTAGTTAGCGAAGAAGTAGCGGCGGCAAAATTGAGCGTATCGGCAGAAAGGCGTTTGGCGGCTAATTCAAAACTACTGCGGGTACGCGTGGAGGATTCAAAAAACAGATTGGCAACTACCCGTCCTTGGAGAGTAGGTACTTTCTTGACGGGACGCGATAATACCTCCTTGAAGCTAGCTGCTGTCTGGAGGACGGTATCATACTCCGCTGGGGTAAAATCTGCTAATGATAGGATATGTCGGCGCGTCCAGGTCATTTTAGGGGATAGGGGATGATATTTCTTGAGGATCGGTAATGTTCGCTATCTAGATTTTAGACATTATTGGATAGAGACATCTGGATATAGTGAATCTGTCTGCCAAGTTAGAGGGTTATCGCGAATATACTGCTGAATCTTCTGTAATGCGGAATCATCTCGCACGATATGTTCGTAATAATTGCGTTGCCATAATCGTCGATCGAACGGTGTCCATCCTTGGTCTTTGACCCCACTAATATAAAGATCGGTAACAATTGATTTAAATGCACCAATTATTCTACCTAACGTCGGATGCTCGACCGAATTGGGTGAAATATAAATGATGCCATGAAAATGATTTGGCATCACTACAAATTCATCTAAAATAATAGCAGGAAATCTTTCAGGTAAAGCTAGCCATTCTTCTGATACCAACTTTCCGGCATCATTTAGTATCATTTCATGCTGTGAAATCGTCCCAAATAAACATTCCCGATTTTGGACGCAAATAGTCACAAAATAAACAGCCGATCGACTATAATCAAAACCTTTCAGGCGAATCGAGCGGCGATGATGTTTGTCAGGATCGTAGGGCATAAAATATTAGGACAATCGACATTGGTGCAGGGCGGGCACGAGGCACCGCCCCTACAGGTTATCGTTACCCCCCACAATCTGTAGGGGTGCCCCTTGTGGGTACCCTCATCAATTACAACATAGCACCGCTCGAGCGACCATTGGCACGAGCGACATCGATGCGGGGAGGGCACGAGGCACCGCCCCTACAGGTTATCGTTACCCCACCACAATCTGTAGGGGTGCCCCTTATGGGTACCCTCATCAATTACTCCTATAGATGCCAGACGTTGACGGAAAGGGTAATTAAGGATAGAAACAGAATAAACCCGATCGTGTCTAGTAGTGTCGTGACTAATGGCCCGCTGATCAGAGCTGGATCGACATTTACCTGCTTGAAGGCGATCGGTAGTAACGTGCCCAAAGTCACAGCCACGATCGAATTAGCAGCCATAACCGAACCTGCCACCAGTGCCACCCAGCGTTCGGCTGGCGGCGTCCAAATCAAGGCCAGCAGGATCATGGTCAATCCGAGTCCAAGTGCCGTTCCTAGCCCTGCTAGTAGCTCTTTGCCAAGAATTTTCAGCGTATCAGCAGCGGTGACTTCGCCGACACCGAGAGAGCGAATGGTAACGGTGAGAGCTTGGGTACCGACTGCGCCGCCAGTATTAGAAAATAGCGGCATAATTACAGCCAAGACGGGGATTTTAGCGATCGTGTCTTGGAAGGGTGCGATCGAACTAGAGGCACCGATGTATAGTGCCATAATGCCGAGCAACCAGGGGAGGCGATTTTGTAATTTGCTCCACGGCGAAGAGAGTGAAGAATCTTCGCCACTGGCGACCCCTGCCAGTTTTTGGATATCTTCGGTAGCTTCTTCTTGCAAGATATCAACGACATCATCGATCGTGATGATACCTACCAAGCGATCTTCGCGATCGACAACTGGTACTGCAATTAAGTCATACCGCTGCATTTGCCGCGCGACATCTTCTTGAGAAGTTTCGGTATAAACTTTGATTACTCGATCGCTACCGATATCTTGAATCGGCGTATCCGGCAATGTAAATACTAACTGCCGTAGCGATACTACTTGCATCAGTTTCCGACTATCGTCGGTGACATAAGCATAGTAGATCGTCTCTTTATCGCGATCGCTTTGTTTGATTTTGGCTAAAGCTTCGCCGACTGTCAAACCTTGCCGTAGCCGCACGTATTCTGTCGTCATTACCCGTCCGGCAGTGCCTTCGGGATAGCCGATAATTATGGCGGTAGCAGCACGTTCTTCGGGACTGAGTTGGGGGAGCAGGCGTTTGACGACACCTGCGGGTAGTTCGTCGAATAGGGCGACGCGATCGTCGGGACGCATAGCTTCAATAATTTGGCAAACTTGAGTATCGTGGAGAGCTTCGATCAACTCTTCTTGAATCTCCGTCGGCAGGTATTCAAAAACGGCAATGGCACAGCCCTTAGACAGCAATCGAAAAGCGATCGCGCGACGCTCTCCAGGCAATTCACTAATGTAATCGCCTACATCTACGGCTGGTAAATGGTTGAGTTCTGACTTGAGTTGATTTAAGTCAGTGATGTCGGATAGCTCGATCGAACCTTCTCGCGTCAGCATAAAACCTCCTAGCCTCCTCCTGCCTGGGAGACTAGCTCGTCAGATGTTAGAGAAGGTTGTTACATTAGAGCAGATGGACTGTAGTCCACAACGTGCATAGAAATTACTAATACCGATATTTTTAATGAAAACTTAAGATCGGTATCTCTATCGTATCGTTGGATGCACCCAGAGCGCAAGGTTCAACTTGTGGAAACAAAAAATTCTCTATTTTCGGCTCTCAATCTAGCGATCGTGACAGCAGAATGATTAAGATCGAGAAGTAAGTTCTGCTAAATAATCGCGATTTTCTCGGTCATGAGAGATTGCACCAATGACTAATGTCCCAACCGATCGAAGTTACCGCTCATCTCATCCTCCGCGATCTGTTGCGACATCAACCTGAGATCGTTAGTTGGAACCATCATCTGACAATGGCTCGCCTCGTCGCGCAAGCCTTGCGCCGCTCGACATCGGCACTAATTCAAACAGGTATCCCCACCCATCGCCAACAAGGCACATATCGCCTCAGCTATTTGATTCCCGCGCTGCTGTGGCATGGCTCGGTAACCATCGCCATTCCCACAGGCATTCGCCAGCAGTTATTCGAAAAAGAACTTCCCCAACTCCAACAATGGTTAGGTACTTCCAAACCAATCTATTGCGGCGATAATCCACCCCCGCCAGAATTTGCAGGTTTGTGGTTAACAGATCCACAATCTTGGTTGAATTTACAATTATTCGATCCCGATTCAGTTAATAGCCATCCGATCGCGATCGACGGTGCGGATGAATTAGAAAATTGGGCGCAAGCCTTACTCACGATCGAGCTAACTCCACAAGATTGGGACGATTTACGACTGAGCCAGCCGCCAGCAATTGAAGCGCAAATTATTTCACTCAGAATTAGCTGGCTCTCGGCTTTATGGCAACGCCCGCTCAATCCTTATAATTGTTATTTATTAGATGATGGCGATCGATTATCGATCGAATCGTTGAGTAAAATTCTCACGCCGAGCCTACCCCCAAAGTGGCAGCAATTTTATCGCGAATTAGCCAAACCCGATCGCTTAGTCTGGGCAAAACTCGATCGCACTCGTGGCACATTTGCATTGGCAATTACACCGATCGATCTAGTTGCCGAACTCACTCCCATCTGGCAGCGGCAACCATCAATTTTAATTGCCAGTGCAGTAGATCTAAACAATAAAGCGATTGGTTATCGCCAAGAATTAGGCTTAGGCGAAATGACCTCAGTTAAATTTCCACTCGATCGCCAAAACGATCTATTCAAGCTCTATATCCCGCGCTGGATGCCGATGCCTAATACCAGCAAATTTCAACCGATCTTAGTCGATGAAATTAAGCATTTACTACACTTAATTAATAGCCGTGCCAAATTCGTAGTTGTTCTCATCCAAGATACCCCGCTCAAAGCTCAATTAGCAGCCATTCTCGCGGCTGAATGGGGAAGTAGAGTCCAAGTAGAACGCACCGACCTCAATGCGTCAAATATCCTGATTTCTGGTTGGGAATTTTGGCAACATCATCAAGACGATTTACCGACACCCGAATTAATGATTATTGCGACGCTACCGATTCCCTCGCTGGAAGATCCGTTCGTTGCCGCGAAGGTCAGTTTTTATAAACAACAGAAACAAGATTGGTTTAGATTGTATTTATTGCCGACAGGTTTGCGAATTTTACATCGAGCGATCGCGCCAATGCGATCGTCTCAAGGTATAGTTGCAATCTTCGACAATCGGATCGACAGGCGTATTTACGGTCAACAAGTGTTAGCCTCTCTCAGTCCAAATCAGCGGATTAATTATCTCGATCTCAATTGGCTCGACTCGGCGTAGACAGGAAAAGGGATTGCAATTAAAATATTAACTTTAACTCTATCTGGTTGCTGTACCATCAGTTTTATTTAATTGGGAAGGTTGCGATTTTTTCCGTCATGTTATCACAAAAATTGTAACAATCTCGATGCCTTTCCAACAGGTAAATCTCCCGCGATCGAAATTCAAAATCCATCTCCTTCTACCTAAAACCTATCCTGCCATAGCAACTTGATAGATCTCACTAGGTGTCAGATGAGAATGGATGACGCGACCATCTTTGAACCAGACAATGCGTTTGGTTTGTTTGGCGACATCGGGTTCGTGAGTGACCATCACGATCGTAATTCCGGTTTCATTTAGTTGCGTAAAAATATCCATTACCTCTTGAGTCGTGCGCGAATCTAAGGCTCCTGTCGGCTCGTCAGCTAGCAAGACGCGCGGTTCGCCAACGATCGCCCGCGCGATCGCGACGCGTTGCTGTTGACCCCCAGAGAGTTGATTGGGACGATTTGCCATCCGATTACTCAACCCAACTTTTTCTAAAGCTACTACCGCGCGCTCTTTACGTTCGCTAGAATTTAAGCCGCCATAAATCATCGGCAGCATCACATTTTCGAGAGCGTTTAATTGCGGCAACAGATGAAATTGTTGAAAGATAAAACCAAGTTTGCGATTGCGAATTTTAGCTAATTCGGCATCGGGTACTGTCGATACATCTAATTTATCGAGATAGTAATGTCCGCTAGTCGGTTGATCGAGACAACCGATAACATTCATCGCTGAAGATTTCCCAGAACCAGACGGTCCCATGATCGCACAATATTCACCTTCGGCGATCGTCAAAGTTACATCGTCTAAGGCTTTTACTAAGGTATCTTCGATACCATAGGTTTTATAAATATTTTCTAGTCTAATAATAATTTGCCGATTGTCGTCGTTCATGGGGTTTAAGGGTAGATGGGTAATGGGTAATGGTTAATGGGTAATGGGTAGATGGGTAATGGGTAATGGGTAATGGGTAGATGGGTAATGGGTAAAATTGGAACTGCGTTCCAAAAAGATCCAGCCTCTACCCTCTACTTTCTAGCTTCGACCCCATGCCTAAAGCCTAAAGCCTAAAGCCTAAAGCCTCAGAAATGCTCGTGACTGATATCTGTGTAGACATGAACGTGACTGACTTGGGAGTGAGCATGTGGGTGTAAATGTGTCGATCGATCTACTGTCGATACTTCAATAACCTGCTCGTGCTTGTGTTTGTGGTGGAAATCGTGGTGATGAGGGTGGGTGTGCCAAATTTCGGCGTGAGTGTGGGCAAATCGATCGGGTGCGAGCGAGAAATGCACGACTGTGAGTAAGGCTAGTCCGATGAGACTACCATACAAAAAAGTGCGATCGCCAAAGGTAGTACCCAGCCAGCCAGCCAAGGGATAAGCCCCCGCCCACCACAGATGACTCCAGGCAAAATGCGCGCCGTATACCCGCCCTTGCAAATCTGTCGGCGTGCGATCGGCGATTAAGGTTTGCATCGATAGATTAATCAGGCTCTGGCCGCAGCCCGCGATCGCCCATAATAAGATCAGTGGAGCCAGTTCGACATTATCGGCACCCAGCAAAGCAACGTTAATCAGGATGCCACCGCCTAATAAGGTGAGAATTTTCGATCGATATTGAGGCAAAATTCCGATTGCGATCGTGCCTAGAGTTGCCCCCAAACCGAAGCCCATCATTACCCAGCCATATGCTACTGCTGTGTGGCCGAGTTTACCTTGCACGTAGTTGACGGTATTTACCAAGATCTGCGCGCCTGCGATCGAAGCCACTAATTGCAACAGCAAACCATACCGAATTGGTGCATCCGTCCATAGTCTCAGTGTACCCACTTGAATATCCGATCGGATCTGTCGGATCGAGCAGTTTCCTGCTGCTGCCGCATCCGTCCGTAAATTTTCTGGCAAAG harbors:
- a CDS encoding OmpA family protein — its product is MSRRLVRSTDEEELNIFQAFTDLMSNAFMIMSFLLLISLLQSISIAKKLESASPIIIDEKSGNFKFPSGSAELTPDLQKYIQNTILPEIIKATAKGNIDFIQIIGHTDSQGVSNASNLDNKLTAAATGTERINNLKAGSNTDLGLMRAVAVVQFLNTKGLNKVRFRAYSAGQLYLPSGELAKIDRDADDTRRRIEIRFIPYGQKK
- a CDS encoding ABC transporter ATP-binding protein, encoding MNDDNRQIIIRLENIYKTYGIEDTLVKALDDVTLTIAEGEYCAIMGPSGSGKSSAMNVIGCLDQPTSGHYYLDKLDVSTVPDAELAKIRNRKLGFIFQQFHLLPQLNALENVMLPMIYGGLNSSERKERAVVALEKVGLSNRMANRPNQLSGGQQQRVAIARAIVGEPRVLLADEPTGALDSRTTQEVMDIFTQLNETGITIVMVTHEPDVAKQTKRIVWFKDGRVIHSHLTPSEIYQVAMAG
- the mgtE gene encoding magnesium transporter, translated to MLTREGSIELSDITDLNQLKSELNHLPAVDVGDYISELPGERRAIAFRLLSKGCAIAVFEYLPTEIQEELIEALHDTQVCQIIEAMRPDDRVALFDELPAGVVKRLLPQLSPEERAATAIIIGYPEGTAGRVMTTEYVRLRQGLTVGEALAKIKQSDRDKETIYYAYVTDDSRKLMQVVSLRQLVFTLPDTPIQDIGSDRVIKVYTETSQEDVARQMQRYDLIAVPVVDREDRLVGIITIDDVVDILQEEATEDIQKLAGVASGEDSSLSSPWSKLQNRLPWLLGIMALYIGASSSIAPFQDTIAKIPVLAVIMPLFSNTGGAVGTQALTVTIRSLGVGEVTAADTLKILGKELLAGLGTALGLGLTMILLALIWTPPAERWVALVAGSVMAANSIVAVTLGTLLPIAFKQVNVDPALISGPLVTTLLDTIGFILFLSLITLSVNVWHL
- a CDS encoding transposase, whose amino-acid sequence is MPYDPDKHHRRSIRLKGFDYSRSAVYFVTICVQNRECLFGTISQHEMILNDAGKLVSEEWLALPERFPAIILDEFVVMPNHFHGIIYISPNSVEHPTLGRIIGAFKSIVTDLYISGVKDQGWTPFDRRLWQRNYYEHIVRDDSALQKIQQYIRDNPLTWQTDSLYPDVSIQ
- a CDS encoding aspartate carbamoyltransferase catalytic subunit gives rise to the protein MTWTRRHILSLADFTPAEYDTVLQTAASFKEVLSRPVKKVPTLQGRVVANLFFESSTRTRSSFELAAKRLSADTLNFAAATSSLTKGETILDTAKTYLAMGADLMVIRHKQAGVPHAIATELDAMGMKVGILNAGDGQHEHPSQALLDLLTICATIDPVDPRLALLKDKKIAIVGDILHSRVARSNIWSLTASGAQVHLAAPPTLLPAEFADYCREPRTDIENSNLFVHWQVEPALQDADFVMTLRLQQERMTDHLLPSLREYHQHYGITRDRLKLCHPNVKVLHPGPTNRGVEITSDLMDDLNLSLIAEQVNNGVAVRMALLYLMGNTKNNS
- a CDS encoding MFS transporter codes for the protein MKKISFGTSLRNPIFRQLYLAQTISLLGDALTWLGLALLAFELADKAAPIVLAGALTLRVTAFTLLSPVAGVVADRVDRKPILIITHLGRMLLVCLLPFVNSIWQIYALVLGLNIFNAFFSPTYQATIPLVTDASDYPQAIALSSMTYQILGVFGPGIAGILALFIGARDLFLWDGLSFIIAAILIGTLPENLRTDAAAAGNCSIRQIRSDIQVGTLRLWTDAPIRYGLLLQLVASIAGAQILVNTVNYVQGKLGHTAVAYGWVMMGFGLGATLGTIAIGILPQYRSKILTLLGGGILINVALLGADNVELAPLILLWAIAGCGQSLINLSMQTLIADRTPTDLQGRVYGAHFAWSHLWWAGAYPLAGWLGTTFGDRTFLYGSLIGLALLTVVHFSLAPDRFAHTHAEIWHTHPHHHDFHHKHKHEQVIEVSTVDRSTHLHPHAHSQVSHVHVYTDISHEHF